The following are encoded in a window of Shewanella psychrotolerans genomic DNA:
- a CDS encoding DUF481 domain-containing protein yields the protein MKKLLTATAILLATPFAAHAGADFVKGDKTFAADAELGATVTTGNTETTSLKGRLDMKHELGNWENQYLLEALYKEDSGEETGKRYYGLIQGNYQLSDVNYIFANANHEIDPFTGFDSKSTVSAGYGHKFVDTGKTLLAIEVGPGYQYKRLDDASTLAAGYDTEESWVGHGVMNFETEITDNSKFKQLFVADYGDSLEGRSETSITANIIGALAMKFAVVVRYNSEPADDKKSTDTETNMTLLYSF from the coding sequence ATGAAAAAATTGCTGACAGCTACAGCTATTTTGTTAGCGACTCCGTTCGCTGCTCATGCAGGTGCAGATTTCGTAAAGGGTGATAAGACGTTTGCTGCAGACGCGGAGCTCGGTGCAACTGTCACCACGGGTAACACAGAGACGACCTCATTAAAGGGGCGTTTAGATATGAAGCATGAGCTAGGTAATTGGGAAAACCAGTATCTGCTTGAAGCCTTATATAAAGAGGATAGCGGTGAAGAAACCGGTAAGCGTTATTACGGCCTAATCCAAGGCAACTATCAGTTAAGCGATGTTAACTACATTTTTGCTAACGCTAATCATGAGATTGATCCGTTTACTGGTTTCGATTCTAAATCAACAGTGTCGGCTGGTTATGGCCATAAGTTTGTAGATACAGGTAAGACATTGCTTGCCATTGAAGTCGGTCCTGGTTACCAGTATAAACGTCTTGATGATGCGAGCACGCTAGCAGCGGGTTACGATACCGAAGAGAGCTGGGTTGGTCACGGTGTGATGAATTTTGAAACTGAAATCACTGATAACTCTAAGTTTAAGCAGCTGTTTGTTGCCGATTATGGTGATAGCCTCGAGGGGCGCTCTGAAACGTCTATCACAGCAAATATTATTGGCGCATTAGCCATGAAATTTGCAGTTGTCGTGCGTTACAACAGCGAACCCGCCGATGATAAGAAAAGTACAGATACAGAAACCAACATGACTTTACTTTATTCTTTCTAA
- the fba gene encoding class II fructose-bisphosphate aldolase (catalyzes the reversible aldol condensation of dihydroxyacetonephosphate and glyceraldehyde 3-phosphate in the Calvin cycle, glycolysis, and/or gluconeogenesis): MALISLRQMLDHAAEHDYGVPAFNVNNLEQMRAIMQAAEATDSPVIVQASAGARKYARPQFLKYLMTAALEQYPDIPVCIHQDHGTDPDICQRSIQLGMSSVMMDGSLMADGKTPASYEYNVDVTRKTVAFAHACGVSVEGEIGCLGSLETGMAGEEDGVGAEGVLSHDQLLTTPEEAARFVRDTHVDALAIAIGTSHGAYKFSRKPTGDVLRIDRIKEIHARIPNTHLVMHGSSSVPQEWLEIINQYGGAIPETYGVPLEEIVEGIKHGVRKVNIDTDLRLASTGAVRKFLAENPSEFDPRKFLKASMEAMADICTTRYEAFGCAGMGSKIKPKSLQAMYKAYQSGELDPKIN, from the coding sequence ATGGCCTTAATTTCCCTACGTCAAATGCTAGATCATGCAGCAGAACATGATTATGGCGTTCCAGCTTTTAACGTAAACAACCTTGAACAGATGCGTGCCATCATGCAAGCCGCTGAAGCGACTGATAGCCCTGTTATCGTTCAAGCTTCTGCGGGTGCACGTAAGTATGCGCGTCCTCAGTTCTTAAAATACCTAATGACCGCTGCGCTTGAGCAGTATCCAGATATTCCTGTATGTATTCATCAGGATCATGGTACCGATCCTGATATCTGTCAGCGTTCTATTCAGCTCGGTATGTCATCAGTGATGATGGATGGTTCATTGATGGCAGATGGCAAGACACCTGCATCATATGAATACAACGTTGATGTGACCCGTAAAACGGTTGCGTTTGCTCATGCTTGTGGCGTATCGGTTGAAGGTGAGATCGGTTGTCTAGGTAGCCTAGAAACGGGTATGGCAGGTGAAGAAGATGGTGTTGGCGCAGAAGGTGTTCTTAGTCACGACCAGCTATTAACGACCCCTGAAGAAGCGGCGCGTTTTGTACGTGACACTCATGTTGATGCACTCGCGATTGCGATTGGTACCAGCCATGGTGCCTACAAGTTTAGCCGTAAGCCTACCGGTGATGTGCTGCGTATCGATCGTATTAAAGAGATCCATGCACGTATTCCTAACACCCACTTAGTCATGCACGGTTCATCTTCAGTACCACAAGAGTGGTTAGAAATTATCAACCAGTATGGCGGTGCAATCCCTGAAACTTACGGTGTACCGCTTGAAGAGATCGTTGAAGGTATCAAGCACGGCGTACGCAAAGTGAATATCGATACCGATTTACGTTTAGCATCGACAGGGGCTGTGCGTAAATTCTTGGCTGAAAATCCAAGTGAATTTGACCCTCGAAAATTCCTAAAAGCCTCTATGGAAGCGATGGCTGATATCTGTACCACGCGCTATGAAGCCTTTGGCTGTGCGGGCATGGGCTCTAAGATCAAGCCTAAGTCGCTACAAGCGATGTACAAAGCTTATCAATCTGGAGAGTTAGATCCAAAGATCAACTAA
- a CDS encoding phosphoglycerate kinase, whose translation MAIINMSALDLQGKRVLIREDLNVPVSDGVVTSDARLRASLPTIKLALEKGAAVMVMSHLGRPTEGEFNAEFSLQPVVDYLAKALDCPVRLATDYLDGVEANVGEVVVFENVRFNVGEKKNDEALSKKLAALCDVYVMDAFGTAHRAQASTHGVGLYAPIACAGPLLAGELEALGKAMDNPARPLVAIVGGSKVSTKLTVLESLSGIVDQLVVGGGIANTFIAAAGHEVGKSLYEADLIDEAKRLVANAQSRGGDIPVPTDVVVAGEFSPTAAATLKDVSAVSSDDMIFDIGPDSAEALAEILKNAGTIVWNGPVGVFEFDQFGEGTKRIAQAIAESSAFSIAGGGDTLAAVDKYGIADKVSYISTGGGAFLEFLEGKELPAVAMLESRGE comes from the coding sequence ATGGCTATTATCAATATGTCAGCTTTAGATCTTCAAGGTAAGCGCGTGCTTATTCGTGAAGACCTGAATGTCCCTGTCAGTGATGGTGTGGTGACCAGTGATGCGCGTCTACGTGCTTCTCTACCAACGATCAAGTTAGCGTTAGAGAAAGGGGCTGCCGTAATGGTGATGTCTCATCTTGGTCGCCCAACTGAAGGCGAATTTAATGCTGAATTTTCATTGCAACCTGTGGTCGATTACCTAGCAAAAGCACTTGATTGCCCTGTGCGTCTAGCGACCGATTACCTCGATGGTGTTGAAGCTAACGTCGGTGAAGTTGTGGTATTTGAGAACGTCCGTTTTAACGTCGGCGAAAAGAAAAATGATGAAGCGCTTTCTAAAAAGCTGGCTGCATTGTGTGACGTTTATGTAATGGATGCATTCGGTACAGCCCACCGCGCCCAAGCATCGACTCATGGTGTTGGTCTTTATGCTCCTATCGCTTGCGCTGGTCCTTTATTGGCTGGCGAACTTGAAGCACTAGGAAAAGCAATGGATAACCCAGCACGTCCATTAGTGGCGATTGTTGGTGGTTCAAAGGTATCGACCAAGCTGACTGTGCTCGAAAGCCTATCTGGCATCGTTGATCAGCTTGTTGTTGGTGGTGGTATTGCTAATACCTTTATTGCTGCAGCGGGTCACGAAGTGGGTAAATCACTTTATGAAGCGGATCTTATCGATGAAGCTAAGCGTCTTGTCGCTAATGCGCAAAGCCGTGGTGGTGATATTCCGGTGCCTACAGATGTGGTTGTTGCAGGTGAATTTAGCCCAACAGCAGCGGCAACATTGAAAGATGTAAGCGCAGTATCAAGCGACGATATGATTTTCGATATCGGACCAGACAGCGCTGAAGCACTGGCTGAGATCCTTAAAAATGCCGGTACCATCGTATGGAATGGTCCAGTAGGTGTGTTTGAATTTGACCAATTCGGTGAAGGTACTAAGCGCATCGCTCAAGCTATTGCTGAGTCATCAGCTTTCTCTATCGCTGGTGGTGGAGATACTTTAGCTGCTGTCGACAAATACGGTATCGCTGATAAGGTGTCTTATATCTCAACTGGTGGCGGTGCTTTCCTTGAGTTCCTAGAAGGTAAAGAGCTACCCGCTGTCGCTATGCTAGAAAGCCGCGGCGAATAA
- the epd gene encoding erythrose-4-phosphate dehydrogenase, giving the protein MIRVAINGYGRIGRSILRALYESGKRDRIQIVAINELAKPEAMLHLTLYDTTHGRFQSPTSLNDNVLTVGDDHITLLHEADAEKLPWAEMGIDIVYEATGVLIDRQACEAHLKAGAKQVLISHPSSSDVDATIVYGVNHEALKAHHTVVSNASCTTNCLVPIIQVLDRAFQVKSGAITTIHSAMNDQQVIDAYHDDLRRTRAAGQSIIPVDTKLARGIERILPEMKDKFEAISVRVPTINVTAIDLSVTLDKRVDIDTVNRVLSQAANGSYQGVVGYTNAPLVSCDFNHDPRSSIVDGTQTRVSAGHLVKLLLWCDNEWGFANRMLDTSLEMIKAVRA; this is encoded by the coding sequence ATGATCAGAGTTGCTATTAATGGATATGGCCGTATTGGTCGTTCAATTCTTCGCGCCCTTTATGAGTCAGGTAAACGCGATCGAATTCAGATCGTTGCTATCAATGAGCTTGCCAAACCGGAAGCCATGTTGCACTTAACGCTATACGACACGACTCACGGTCGCTTTCAATCACCTACCTCACTCAATGATAATGTATTAACCGTTGGTGATGATCATATTACTTTGCTCCATGAAGCGGATGCTGAAAAGCTGCCTTGGGCCGAAATGGGCATTGATATTGTCTACGAGGCCACAGGTGTCCTCATTGACAGACAAGCTTGTGAGGCGCACCTGAAAGCAGGGGCCAAACAAGTATTAATAAGCCATCCATCGTCAAGTGACGTTGATGCCACCATCGTTTATGGTGTTAATCATGAAGCGCTAAAAGCTCATCACACCGTGGTTTCTAATGCTTCTTGTACGACTAACTGTCTGGTGCCGATTATTCAGGTGCTCGATAGAGCTTTCCAAGTTAAAAGCGGCGCGATCACCACGATTCACTCAGCGATGAATGATCAACAAGTGATCGATGCCTATCATGATGATCTCCGGCGAACTCGCGCTGCAGGGCAGTCAATCATTCCGGTGGATACCAAGCTTGCGCGAGGTATTGAACGTATTTTGCCTGAAATGAAAGATAAATTTGAGGCGATTTCTGTGCGCGTACCGACAATAAATGTCACTGCAATTGACTTATCGGTCACCTTAGACAAACGTGTAGATATCGATACAGTGAACCGAGTACTATCTCAAGCCGCGAATGGCTCATATCAGGGGGTTGTCGGTTATACTAATGCACCGTTAGTTTCCTGTGATTTTAACCATGATCCACGGTCCAGTATCGTCGATGGCACACAGACGCGGGTCAGTGCTGGTCATTTAGTCAAGCTACTGTTGTGGTGTGATAATGAGTGGGGGTTTGCTAATCGCATGCTCGATACCAGTTTAGAGATGATAAAAGCCGTTAGGGCGTAA
- the tkt gene encoding transketolase has translation MSSRKELANAIRVLSMDAVQKANSGHPGAPMGMADIAEVLWNDFLKHNPTNPEWVDRDRFILSNGHGSMLIYSLLHLTGYALPIEELKNFRQLHSKTPGHPEYGYTPGVETTTGPLGAGISNAVGMAIAEKTLAAQFNRPGHDIVDHFTYCFLGDGCLMEGISHETCSLAGTLGLGKLIAFWDDNGISIDGHVEGWFTDDTPKRFESYGWHVIANVDGHDSDAIRAAIEEAKSVTDKPSMICCKTVIGFGSPNKSGSHDCHGAPLGDAEIAAAREFLGWEHGPFDIPENVYAGWDAKEVGASNEAAWNEKLAAYEAAYPELAAEYKRRVIDGELPADFEAKAQAFIKECQEKGEGIASRKASQNAIGAYGAMLPELLGGSADLAGSNLTLWSGSKGIQDDAAGNYIYYGVREFGMSGIMNGVSLHGGFINYGATFMMFMEYARNAVRMSALMGIQNIFVYTHDSIGQGEDGPTHQPVEQLANLRMTPNMMVWRPCDATETAISWKNAIERRDAPTSLIFSRQNLAAQARTDEQLANVVKGGYVLRDCAGMPDVILIATGSEVQLALDSAAALTEQGKQVRVVSMPSTNAFDAQDAAYKESVLPRAVTKRVAIEAAHVDFWYKYVGFDGAVVGMTTFGESAPGGELMKHFGFTVDNVVATVNGLF, from the coding sequence ATGTCATCTCGTAAAGAACTCGCAAACGCTATCCGTGTGTTAAGTATGGATGCCGTTCAAAAAGCCAATTCTGGTCATCCAGGTGCACCAATGGGAATGGCTGATATCGCTGAAGTGCTTTGGAATGACTTCCTTAAGCACAACCCTACCAACCCTGAGTGGGTTGATCGCGATCGCTTCATTCTATCTAACGGTCATGGCTCTATGCTGATTTACTCTTTGCTGCACCTTACTGGTTATGCATTGCCGATCGAAGAGTTGAAGAATTTCCGTCAGTTACACTCTAAAACCCCTGGTCACCCAGAGTATGGTTACACCCCCGGTGTTGAAACCACTACTGGCCCATTAGGGGCTGGTATCAGTAATGCCGTGGGTATGGCTATTGCTGAGAAGACGTTAGCTGCACAGTTTAACCGTCCAGGACACGATATTGTCGATCATTTCACCTATTGCTTCTTAGGCGATGGTTGTTTGATGGAAGGTATTTCACACGAAACTTGTTCATTAGCAGGCACTTTAGGTCTGGGCAAGCTGATTGCATTTTGGGATGACAACGGTATCTCTATCGATGGGCATGTTGAAGGCTGGTTCACCGACGATACACCTAAGCGTTTCGAGTCATACGGCTGGCATGTCATTGCTAACGTTGATGGTCATGACAGCGACGCGATTCGCGCGGCTATCGAAGAGGCTAAGTCTGTTACCGACAAGCCAAGCATGATCTGCTGCAAAACGGTTATCGGTTTCGGTTCGCCAAACAAGTCGGGTAGCCATGACTGTCACGGCGCGCCACTGGGTGATGCTGAGATTGCTGCGGCACGTGAGTTCCTTGGTTGGGAACACGGTCCGTTCGATATCCCTGAAAACGTCTATGCTGGTTGGGATGCTAAAGAAGTTGGCGCCAGCAATGAAGCGGCTTGGAATGAAAAACTTGCCGCTTATGAAGCTGCTTACCCAGAGCTTGCAGCAGAATACAAGCGCCGCGTGATCGATGGTGAATTGCCTGCCGATTTCGAAGCCAAAGCTCAAGCTTTCATTAAAGAGTGCCAAGAGAAAGGTGAAGGTATTGCAAGCCGTAAAGCTTCACAAAATGCTATCGGTGCTTATGGTGCTATGTTGCCTGAACTGCTCGGCGGCTCTGCCGACCTTGCGGGTTCTAACTTGACCCTATGGTCTGGTTCTAAAGGTATTCAAGATGACGCTGCCGGTAACTACATCTACTACGGTGTACGTGAGTTCGGTATGAGCGGCATCATGAACGGTGTTTCTCTGCATGGTGGTTTCATCAACTACGGCGCCACTTTCATGATGTTTATGGAATATGCGCGTAACGCGGTACGCATGTCAGCGCTGATGGGCATTCAAAATATCTTTGTTTACACCCATGACTCTATCGGTCAAGGTGAAGATGGTCCAACTCATCAACCTGTCGAGCAGCTAGCTAACCTACGCATGACACCTAACATGATGGTATGGCGTCCATGTGATGCGACTGAAACAGCGATCTCTTGGAAGAATGCAATTGAGCGTCGTGATGCACCAACATCACTGATTTTTAGTCGTCAAAACCTAGCGGCTCAAGCGCGTACCGATGAGCAGTTAGCCAATGTGGTTAAAGGTGGTTATGTACTGCGTGATTGCGCCGGTATGCCAGATGTTATTTTGATTGCAACAGGTAGTGAAGTTCAACTCGCACTGGATTCTGCAGCAGCCTTAACAGAACAGGGTAAGCAGGTTCGAGTAGTATCTATGCCATCGACTAATGCTTTTGATGCGCAAGATGCCGCATACAAAGAGTCTGTATTGCCACGCGCTGTGACTAAGCGTGTTGCTATCGAAGCGGCTCACGTTGATTTCTGGTATAAATATGTTGGTTTCGACGGTGCGGTAGTTGGTATGACTACCTTTGGTGAGTCAGCTCCTGGTGGCGAACTAATGAAGCACTTTGGTTTTACCGTTGATAACGTAGTGGCGACCGTTAACGGCTTGTTTTAA
- the metK gene encoding methionine adenosyltransferase, whose translation MAKHLFTSESVSEGHPDKIADQISDAVLDAILEQDPKARVACETYVKTGMVMVGGEVTTSAWVDIEEITRKTVRDIGYTHSDMGFDADSCAVLNAIGKQSPDINQGVDRADPKEQGAGDQGLMFGYANNETDVLMPAPITYSHKLVKRQSEVRKDNTLPWLRPDAKSQVTFAYNNDGSIAGIDAVVLSTQHREDVSQPDLIEGVMETIIKPVLPAKWLTKDTKYFINPTGRFVIGGPVGDCGLTGRKIIVDTYGGMARHGGGAFSGKDPSKVDRSAAYAARYVAKNIVAAGLADRCEIQVSYAIGVAEPTSISVETFGTGKVSEDVLIKLVRQHFDLRPYGLTEMLDLARPIYKATAAYGHFGRNEFPWERTDKADALRADAKL comes from the coding sequence ATGGCAAAGCACTTGTTTACCTCTGAGTCGGTCTCAGAAGGTCATCCAGATAAAATCGCCGATCAAATTTCTGATGCGGTACTCGACGCGATCTTAGAGCAAGATCCTAAAGCTCGTGTTGCGTGTGAAACATACGTAAAAACCGGCATGGTAATGGTTGGTGGTGAAGTGACCACTTCTGCATGGGTTGATATCGAAGAGATCACCCGTAAAACCGTTCGCGATATTGGCTACACTCACTCTGATATGGGTTTTGATGCCGATTCTTGTGCCGTACTTAACGCCATCGGTAAGCAATCTCCAGATATTAATCAAGGTGTTGATCGCGCAGATCCTAAAGAACAAGGCGCTGGCGACCAAGGTTTAATGTTTGGTTATGCCAACAACGAAACTGACGTATTAATGCCAGCACCGATCACTTATTCTCATAAGTTGGTTAAGCGTCAATCAGAAGTACGTAAAGACAACACCCTTCCATGGTTACGTCCAGATGCGAAAAGTCAGGTGACTTTTGCTTATAACAATGACGGAAGCATTGCTGGTATCGATGCGGTTGTACTGTCAACTCAACACCGTGAAGATGTTAGTCAGCCAGACCTAATCGAAGGCGTGATGGAAACCATCATTAAGCCTGTACTACCGGCTAAGTGGTTAACTAAAGATACTAAGTACTTTATCAACCCAACAGGCCGTTTTGTTATCGGTGGCCCAGTAGGCGATTGTGGTCTAACTGGTCGTAAGATCATCGTTGATACCTACGGTGGTATGGCGCGTCATGGTGGTGGTGCTTTCTCTGGTAAAGACCCATCAAAAGTTGACCGTAGTGCTGCTTATGCTGCGCGTTATGTGGCTAAGAACATTGTTGCAGCGGGTCTTGCCGATCGCTGTGAGATCCAAGTTTCTTATGCTATTGGTGTAGCAGAGCCGACCTCAATCAGCGTTGAAACCTTCGGTACGGGTAAAGTATCTGAAGATGTATTGATTAAGCTTGTACGTCAGCACTTTGATCTACGTCCTTATGGACTAACAGAGATGCTAGATCTCGCTCGCCCAATCTATAAAGCGACAGCTGCGTATGGCCACTTTGGTCGTAACGAGTTCCCTTGGGAACGCACTGATAAAGCCGACGCTCTTCGCGCTGACGCCAAGCTTTAA
- a CDS encoding SDR family NAD(P)-dependent oxidoreductase yields MKEVSTKEACRGGVSVVIGASSVIAKALIGHLLMQGPVIAISRQPLTFTAKGLKSIQSGYSEGEIAALVSELAVQKYVISNVFIFNGVLHQDTVKPEKRLEELSEEAMNTLFKINTITPMMWLKHLMPLVKGDRKCVIAVMSARIGSISDNRLGGWYSYRASKAALNMLLQTSAVEYARRAKNVAILAFHPGTTDTPLSKPFQQNVPKEKLFSPDFVAQRLLAVTQTVTPSTQAHFIDWNGEAILW; encoded by the coding sequence ATGAAGGAAGTTTCGACGAAAGAAGCATGCCGTGGCGGCGTTTCCGTCGTCATCGGAGCCAGTAGCGTGATTGCCAAAGCGTTGATTGGCCATCTTTTAATGCAAGGTCCTGTGATAGCAATTAGTCGTCAACCCTTAACCTTTACAGCTAAGGGGCTTAAATCTATTCAAAGTGGTTACAGTGAAGGGGAGATTGCTGCATTAGTGAGTGAGCTAGCCGTTCAGAAATACGTTATTAGCAATGTGTTTATTTTTAATGGCGTTTTACATCAAGACACGGTCAAACCTGAAAAACGGCTTGAAGAGCTGAGCGAAGAGGCGATGAATACCCTGTTTAAGATTAATACCATTACGCCGATGATGTGGCTGAAACACCTGATGCCGTTAGTAAAAGGTGATAGAAAATGCGTCATTGCGGTAATGAGTGCCCGTATCGGTAGCATTAGTGACAATCGCCTTGGAGGCTGGTACAGCTACCGAGCATCTAAGGCCGCGCTCAATATGCTGTTGCAAACATCGGCCGTTGAGTATGCTCGCCGTGCTAAGAATGTAGCAATATTGGCATTTCATCCCGGCACAACCGACACGCCGTTGTCTAAGCCATTCCAGCAAAATGTTCCCAAAGAAAAACTCTTTTCTCCCGACTTTGTCGCTCAGCGGCTGTTAGCCGTGACACAAACCGTGACTCCTTCAACGCAGGCCCATTTTATCGACTGGAATGGTGAAGCGATTTTATGGTGA
- a CDS encoding thiol-disulfide oxidoreductase DCC family protein, with translation MKLRIFYDSQCPLCAAEMAKLKRYDTKEFIELADLASVDFTTRFPHIDAKYANQILHGETEHGELLTGLDVTYLAWALVGKKHFVVPLTWPVVKPVADFLYLKFAKHRYKISYLLTGKKRCDTGQCGMS, from the coding sequence ATGAAACTTCGCATCTTCTATGACAGTCAATGTCCACTTTGCGCGGCCGAGATGGCTAAGCTAAAACGATATGATACTAAAGAATTTATAGAGCTCGCCGATCTCGCGAGTGTCGACTTTACCACGCGATTTCCCCATATCGATGCCAAATACGCCAATCAGATATTGCATGGCGAAACCGAACATGGCGAATTGTTAACAGGGCTAGATGTCACCTACTTAGCTTGGGCGTTAGTGGGCAAAAAACACTTTGTTGTGCCGTTAACGTGGCCAGTGGTTAAACCCGTTGCAGATTTTCTCTACTTAAAATTCGCGAAGCATAGGTACAAAATTTCCTACTTATTAACTGGCAAGAAACGCTGCGATACAGGTCAGTGTGGTATGTCATGA
- a CDS encoding DUF3429 domain-containing protein produces the protein MSKTYSMLGYAGLLPFIISTCLILMGQTLFSIDPFTLFITYSAIILSFLAGTLWGRESSKVHYLNDDKLLIISNVVSVLAWVTIVINHLYASLIILMLGYVVVYRLDKQQWRDKTLSDEYIQLRTYLTGVALVCHVIVLGVGN, from the coding sequence ATGTCAAAAACCTATTCTATGTTGGGGTATGCAGGACTCTTACCTTTTATTATTTCTACCTGCTTAATTTTGATGGGACAAACACTCTTCTCTATCGATCCCTTTACGTTGTTCATCACCTACAGCGCTATTATTCTTTCGTTTCTTGCTGGCACCCTGTGGGGCAGAGAAAGTAGCAAAGTTCATTATCTTAATGATGACAAATTGTTGATTATCAGTAACGTAGTAAGTGTATTGGCTTGGGTGACCATTGTCATTAACCACCTTTATGCTTCACTGATCATCTTAATGCTGGGTTATGTGGTGGTCTACCGACTAGACAAGCAGCAGTGGCGTGACAAAACCTTATCTGATGAATATATCCAGCTAAGAACTTATCTTACTGGCGTGGCGTTGGTTTGCCACGTCATTGTATTAGGGGTTGGCAACTGA
- a CDS encoding VanZ family protein, protein MVRLFAGLSVLFSLFLGWIIYSADAGQPNLFFDLIKQVPNGDKLGHLLLFGTLTLLVNLGTNFRRVPLGHFSPYLGATAVAVIVVIEECSQAYFPQRTFDLFDLLADAVGILIFSWLSYQIEIKSQNLQS, encoded by the coding sequence ATGGTGAGATTGTTTGCAGGCTTAAGTGTGTTATTTAGTCTGTTTCTCGGTTGGATTATTTATAGCGCCGATGCGGGGCAGCCCAACCTATTTTTTGACCTGATTAAACAGGTCCCCAATGGTGATAAATTGGGGCATTTGCTGCTGTTTGGCACGCTTACACTGTTGGTTAACCTTGGCACAAATTTTAGACGTGTTCCTCTAGGCCATTTTAGCCCTTACCTCGGTGCGACGGCTGTTGCTGTTATCGTTGTTATAGAGGAGTGCAGCCAAGCTTATTTTCCGCAGCGGACCTTTGATTTGTTTGACCTGCTGGCCGATGCCGTGGGCATATTGATTTTTAGTTGGCTGAGCTATCAAATTGAAATAAAAAGTCAAAACCTTCAATCTTAG
- a CDS encoding GNAT family N-acetyltransferase has protein sequence MQIRQATLADAQAIAQLEQSQLEAELDPSQRGGIMTGQSFSLGDIQTLIKAHWIVLAEQDGTIISYVIAGKWSFFESWPIYRRLLGRMSELEFDGKSLNKQNCCQYGPIWISPAHRGQGLFEVMVTELKLAVKQQYPYMLTFISEENERSFAAHTNKASMQVVDFFGFDGRDYYLLATANEG, from the coding sequence ATGCAAATAAGGCAAGCGACATTGGCAGATGCACAAGCGATAGCTCAACTTGAACAGTCGCAATTAGAAGCTGAGTTAGATCCTAGTCAACGTGGTGGTATCATGACGGGGCAGTCATTTTCCTTAGGGGATATTCAAACCCTCATCAAAGCACATTGGATTGTGTTGGCGGAGCAAGACGGAACCATTATTAGTTATGTGATTGCAGGAAAATGGTCCTTTTTCGAGTCTTGGCCTATTTATCGACGCTTGCTAGGACGAATGAGTGAACTTGAGTTTGATGGAAAGTCGTTGAATAAACAGAACTGTTGTCAGTATGGCCCTATCTGGATAAGTCCTGCACATCGTGGCCAAGGACTATTTGAGGTTATGGTAACCGAGTTAAAACTCGCGGTAAAACAGCAGTATCCTTATATGCTGACTTTTATTTCTGAGGAAAATGAGCGCTCTTTTGCTGCACATACCAATAAAGCTTCTATGCAGGTGGTCGACTTTTTCGGCTTCGACGGTAGGGATTACTACCTGCTCGCCACGGCTAACGAAGGCTAG